The Mycobacterium seoulense genomic interval GCACCACCCGCTCGTCCTTGACGTACACCCGCTGCCCACAACCGACCGCGCAGTACGGGCAGATGCTCTGCACCACCCGGTCGGCCGTCGTCGTGCGCGGCGTCACGGCGCGGGTGCGCTTCGAGGTCACGGCCGAACCGCGGCCGAGCTTGTCCGGTGAACGCAACTGACGCACGACGGGCCACTGGAGGAAAAGCTTGCGCATCGTGTTTTTTGGGGCCATGCCTCTAAGCCTAGTGCGCGCGACCGAAACCCCGCCGGGTTCAGCGGACCACGATCGTGTGTTCCCCGCGGGGCACCAGCTCACCGATCACGGGGGCGCCCGGGATCTCGCCGGCGATCAGCAGCCCGCCCGAGGTTTGCGCGTCGGCGAGCAGCAGCGCGTCCGCCTCGCCGGCCCCGGACAGGTCGATGTGCGGGGCCACCCAGTCGAGGTTGCGCCGCGTGCCCCCGCTGACGTAGCCCGCGGCCAGCGCCTCGCGCGCGCCCTCGAGGTAGGGCACCGCGGCTGCGTCGACGATCGCCGTCACCCCGCTGGCCCGCGCCAGCTTGTGCAGGTGCCCGAGCAGGCCGAAACCCGTGACGTCCGTGGCGCATTCGGCACCGGCCGCCAGCGCCGCGGCAGCCGCGTCGGCGTTGAGCGTGGTCATCGCCGCGATCGCCTGCTCGAAGCGCTCGCCGGTGGCCTTGTGCCTGCTGTTGAGCACGCCGACACCGAGCGGCTTGGTCAGCGACAGCGGCAGGCCGGGCTTGCCGGAGTCGTTGCGCAGCAACCGGTTCGGGTCCGCGATCCCGGTAACGGCCAGACCGTATTTGGGCTCCGGGTCGTCGACGCTGTGCCCGCCGGCGAGGTGGCAACCGGCCAGGGCGCAGACGTCGCGCCCGCCGCGCAGCGTCTCGGCGGCCAGCTCGAACGGCAGCACATCGCGCGGCCAGCCCAGCAGGTTCACCGCCACCACCGGACGCCCGCCCATCGCGTAGACGTCGGACAGCGCGTTGGTGGCCGCGATGCGGCCCCAGTCGTAGGCGTCGTCGACCACCGGGGTGAAGAAGTCCGTCGTCGCGATCAGCGCCGTGCCATTGTCGATGCGCACCGCCGCGGCGTCGTCGCCGTGCTCCAGCCCGACCAGCAGCTCGCCGACCGGATCGCGCGGCACGTTCGCCCCGAGCCCGCGGACCACGTCCTCGAGCTCGCCGGGCGGGATCTTGCAGGCGCAGCCGCCGCCGTGGGCGTACTGGGTAAGCCGGTAGGTCACATGTCCATAATTGACCCCATGGTCCAGGGAGGCGTGCCCGGTCTGGTGACCGGCGCGGTCTTCAAAACCGTCGAACGGCAGACGCTGCCGCTGGCGGGTTCGATTCCCGTCCGCCTCCGCCATACTTCCTCGGGCCCGACATGAGCGACCCGCGCCGGAGGGTGCCCGGCACCGACACGCTGCTGGCCGATCCGCGCCTGGCCGAAGCCCAGCGGGTGCTGGGCCGCGCGCTGGTGAAGTCCGTGATCGCCGACGCGCAGCAGCGGGCGCGCGCCGGGGAGATCGATCCCGAACGCGTCGCCGAGCACGCCGTGGCCGCGCTGCCCGGCACCGCGTCGAGCCTGCGGCCCGTGATCAACGCCACCGGCGTGGTGGTGCACACCAACCTGGGCCGGGCACCCCTGTCGCGGGCCGCCGTGGACGCGGTGGTCGCCGCGGCCGGCACCACGGACGTCGAGCTGGACCTGGCGACGGGCCGCCGCGGGCGCCGCGGCCGGGGCGCGCTGGCCGCGCTGGCCCGCGCCGTGCCCACCGCCGCCGGGGTGCACGTGGTCAACAACAACGCCGCCGCGCTGCTGCTGACGGCCCTCACGCTGGCCGGGGGCGTGTCGGGGGGCAAGGAGATCGTGCTCAGCCGCGGCGAGCTGGTCGAGATCGGCGACGGGTTCCGCATCCCCGAGCTGCTGGCGTCGACGGGATCGCGGCTGCGCGAGGTCGGCACCACCAATCGCACCAGCCTGCGCGACTACGCCGAGGCGATCGGGCCGGACACCGGTTTCGTGCTGAAGGTTCACCCGTCGAACTTCCACGTCACGGGGTTCACCTCGGCGGTCGGCGTGGCGGAGCTGGCGACGCTCTCGCGCGAACACAACGTGCCGCTGGTGGTCGACATCGGCTCCGGGCTGCTCTCCCCGCACCCGCTGCTGCCCGACGAGCCGGACGCCACGTCGACCCTGCGCGACGGCGCGAACCTGGTCACCGCGAGCGGCGACAAGCTGCTCGGCGGCCCCCAGGCCGGCCTGCTGCTGGGCGACGCCGAGCTGACCGAGCGGCTGCGGCGCCACCCGGCGGCGCGCGCGCTGCGGGTGGACAAACTCACCCTCGCCGCTCTGGAAGCGACCCTGACCGGCCCGCCGACCCCGGTGGCCGAGGCGCTGGCCGCCGACGTGGCACAGCTGCGGGCCCGCGCCGAGTCGCTCGCCGCCGCGCTGCCCGGCGCGCATGTGGTGGATTGCGTCGCGGCCGTCGGGGGCGGCGGGGCGCCCGACGTCGCGCTGCCCAGCGCCGCCGTGAGCCTGCCCGAGTCCTACGCCGCCGCGCTGCGCGCCGCCAACCCGCCGGTCGTCGGCCGCCTCGAGGCGGGCCGGTGCCTGCTCGACCTGCGCACGGTGGCGCCCGAGGACGACGCGCTGCTGGCCGCGGCGGTGCGGGCGTGTTCGTCATAGCCACGGCCGGGCACGTCGACCACGGCAAGTCCACCCTGTTGCACCGGCTCACCGGGATGTGGCCGGACCGGCTGGCCGAGGAAAAGCGCCGGGGGCTGACCATCGACCTGGGCTTCGCGTGGACCGAGCTCGGGGGCCGTCAGCTGGCGTTCATCGACGTGCCGGGGCACGAGCGCTTCGTGGCCAACATGCTGGCCGGGGTGGGCGCCGTCCCGGCGGTGCTGTTCGTCGTCGCCGCCACCGAGGGCTGGATGCCGCAGTCGGAAGAGCACCTCGCGGCGCTGGACGCGCTCGGGGTCCGCCACGGGCTGGTGGTGATCAGCAAGGCCGACCTCGCCGATCCCGGCCCGGCGACCGAGCAGGCGCGCGAACGGTTCGCCGCCACCTCGCTCGCCGGGATTCCCGTCGCGGTCGGCGCCGACCTGGAGCGGGTGCGCTCGGAACTGCTGGCGCTGACCGACCGGCTCCCGGTTGCGGACCCCGACGCCGACGTGCGGCTGTGGGTCGACCGGAGCTTCACCGTCCGGGGTGCGGGCACGGTGGTGACCGGCACCCTGGCGGCCGGGACGATCCGGGTGGGCGACGAGCTGGAACACGCCGGCCGGCGCGTCACGGTGCGCGGGTTGCAGTCGCTGGGCCGCGACCGGTCGGCGGTCGGCCCGGTCGCGCGCGTCGCGCTCAACCTGCGCGGGGTGGAGCGCCGGGACATCGGCCGCGGCGACACCGTTCGGACGCCGGGCGTGTGGATGGACACCGCGGAGATCGACGTCGCCCTGCGGTCGGCGGAGGCGCTGCACCGCCGGCTGATGCTGCACGTCGGGTCCGCGGCCGTGCCGGTGCAGGTGCGTCAGCTGGGCGAGGCGGCGGCCCGGCTGCGGCTGGCGCGGCCCCTGCCGCTGCGGGTTTCGGACGTCGGATTGCTGCGTGACCCCGGCGAGCACCGGATCGCCGCGGGGGTCGAAGTGCTCGACGTCCGGCCGCCGGCGCTGCGCCGCCGGGGCGCCGCGCGGGACCGTGCCGCGGAGCTCGCCACCGGCCGCGTCCGCCCGCCGGACTGCGCCCGCGCGGCCGAGCTGCGGGCGATGGGCCTGCCGCTTTCCGGCCTTCGGGTGGGCGAGTGGCTGGTGGACCCGCGGTGGTGGGCCGGGCGGCGCAAGTGCGCGACCGCGGCGGTGCGGCGCTGGGCGGACGACCACGAGATCGCGGCCGGGATGCCGCTGGAGACGCTGCGGCAGCGGGCCGGGCTGCCGTCCGCCGAGCTGCTGCCGGCCCTGCTCGAGGGCACCGGCCTGCAGGTGGCCGACGGGTTGGTCCGCGCGCCGGGTGCGGGCCTGCCGGCGCGTGTCGACAAAGCGGTGCGCACCGTCGAGGAGTGGCTGGCCGCCGAGCCCTTCCGGGCGCCGGAGGCCGACGAACTGGCCGAGCTCAAGCTCGGGCCCCGGGAGCTGGCCGCGGCGGTGCGCGCCGGGCGGCTGACCCGGATCGCAGACGGCGTCGTCCTGGGCTCCGGCGCGCTGGACCGGGCGGCCGGCATCCTCGCGGCGCTGCCACAGCCGTTCACGGTCAGCGACGCGCGCCGCGCGCTGGCCACCACCCGGCGGGTCGCGGTGCCGCTGCTCGAGCAGCTCGACGCCCGGCGGGTCACCAGGCGGTCCCCGGACGGCACCCGGGTAGTGGTCTCGCCCGGCTAGCTACAGGCGCTCCTTGACCGCCGCCGACAACCGGGCGCCGTCGGCCTTGCCTGCCGCGATCGCGGTGGCCGCCTTCATCACCATCCCCATCTGCTTCATGCCCGGGCGCTCGCCGATCTCCTCGGCGACCTGGGCGATGGCGGTGTCGGCGACGTCGGCCAGTTCGGCCTCGGTGAGTGGCGTCGGCAAATACTCGTCGATGATCCGCGCCTCGGCGTGCTCGTTGGCGGCGAGCTCCCCGCGGCCGTTCTGCGTGTAGATCTCCGCCGACTCGGCCCGCTTGCGGGCTTCCCTGGCCAGCACCTTGATCACCTCGTCGTCGGAGAGTTCTTTGGCCTGTTTGCCGGAAACCTCCTCGGTTTGGATCGCGGCGAGCAGGAGGCGCAAGGTCGCCGTGCGCAGCTTGTCCTTGCTCTTCATCGCTTCGGTCAGGTCGGCCCGCAGCCGGGATTTGAGTTCCGCCATGCCCGGAACGCTACGCGCCGCCCGCCCGGCCATGATTGAGAATTGCCCGGACCACCGACAGGATGGAACCCATGACGATCGACGGTCCCGCTCACCAACGCCGCGGAACACGTTGAGCGCGCCGCCGCCTGGCTATCCGGTTGGCCCGCCGCCGGGTTACGGCCCACCGGGTTACGGCCCACCGGGTTACGGCCCCCCACCGGGTTATGGCCCGCCGCCCGGGTACGGGCCGCCGCCCGGCTACGGCCCGCCGCCCGGGTACGGCCCGCCGCCCGGGTACGGGCCGCCGCCCGGGTACCGCCCGCCGATGGGGTACGGCGCTCCGCCCGGATACGGCTCACCCGCGGGATACGGCCCCCCGCAACTGGTCCCGGGAGCGATCAAGCCCGGCATCATCCCCCTGCGGCCGCTGACGCTGGGCGACATCTTCAACGGCGCGGTCGGCTACGTGCGGGCCAATCCGAAGGCAACGCTGGGGTTGACGGCCATCGTGGTGGTGTTCATCCAGATCGTCACGAAGGTCGCCGTCTTCGGACCCCTGGCGGCCTACGGCAGGTTGAGCACCGATCACGCCAAGGAGCTGAGCACCGGGGTCATCGGCGCCTGGTTCACGTCGATGGGCGCCGGGGTCGTGGTCGCCTGGCTCGGCGGCATGCTGCTCTCCGGGATGCTCACCGTGATCGTCGGGCGGGCGGTGTTCGGCTCGCCGATCACGATCGGGGAGACGTGGACCAAGATCCGCGGGCGCCTGGTGCCCTTGCTCGGTCTCGCCTTGCTGGAAGGCGCCGCGCTAGCGGTGATCGCGGGGCTGGTGGCGGTGATCGTCGCGGTGTTGGCGGCGATCGGCAGCGCCGCGGTGGCGGTCGTCCTCGGCCTGCCGCTGGCGCTGGCCGTGATCGCGTTGCTGGTGTACCTGTACACCGTGGTGTTGTTCGCGCCCGTGCTGATCGTCTTGGAGCGGCTGCCCGTCCTGAACGCCGTCACCCGATCGTTCGCCCTGGTCCGCAACGGCTTCTGGCGCGTGCTGGGCATCCGGCTGCTCACGCTGCTGGTGACATCGGTCGTCGCGGGTGCGGTCGCGGTGCCGTTCAACATCGTCAGCCAGTTCTTCATGATCAACACGTCCACCTCGGGTTTCCTGATCAGCACCGCGGTCGCGTCGGTGGGGGCCGCGATCGGCGAGATCATCACCGCGCCGTTCAACGCCGGAGTCATCGCGCTGCTCTACACCGACCGCCGAATGCGGGCCGAGGCGTTCGATCTGGTGTTGCAGACCGGCGCCGCGGGCGGGCCGTCCGCGGGCGCCTCCACCGATAACCTCTGGCTGACACAGCCGGTCTGAGGACGAGTGAGACAGTGCCCTCCATCGACATCGACCGCGATGCCGCGCACCAGGCCGCCCAGGTCGAGCTCGACAAACCGATCTACTCCAAGGGCTCGGCCGGTGAACAGATCGCCGAGTGGATCAACGAGATGATCTACCGGCTGCTGCAGAAGACCGCCTCGCTGCCCGGCGGATGGCTCACGGCGACGGTGCTTTTCATCATGCTCGGGATCGCGCTGGCGGCCGCCATCCACATCGCGCGGCGCACCATGCGCACCAACCGCGGCGGCGACTACCAGTTGTTCGAAGCCGCGCAGCTTACCGCGGCCCAGCACCGCGCGACCGCCGAAAATTTTGCGGCACAAGGTGACTGGGCCGCGGCGATTCGCCACCGGCTGCGGGCCGTCGCCCGCCAGCTCGAGGAGACCGGCGTACTGAACCCGGCGCCCGGGCGCACCGCCAACGAGCTGGCAGCCGACGCCGGCACCGCATTACCCCATCTCAGCGGCGAATTATCGCGAGCGGCAACGGCTTTCAATGACGTCACCTACGGTGAGCAACCCGGGACGCAGAGCGCATACCGGATGATCGCCGACCTCGACGACCACCTGCGGTCCCGCTCGGGGGCCGTCACCGCCGGGCCGGGACAACCCGCGGCGTCCGACTCGTGGGCGCAGGTGCGGTGATGGCGACCATCGGACGCCGGCAACCCGCCGATACGGCGGTGCGGCGCCGGCGATCCTGGCCCTGGGTGATCCTGGCCCTGGTCGTGCTCACCGTCATCGCGTGTGTCGATGCCTACCTGACGGCGCCGCGGCCGGGCGCGCGCATGGATCCGGCGTCCACGGGTCCCGACGGGACCCATGCGCTGGTGGCGCTGCTGCGCGACGGCGGCGTCGACGTCGTGGTCGCCGACGGCATCGCCGGGGTCGAGCGGGCGGCGCGTCCCGACGCGCTGATCCTGGTGGCGCAGAGCCAATACCTGACCGCGCCGCTGCTGGACCGGCTGGCGAAGGCGCCGGGCGATCTGCTGCTGGTGGAACCGACGGCGCGCACCCGCGAGGCACTGATGCCCGGCGTGCGCGTCTCGGCGGCCGACACCTTCGACTCCGACCCCGATTGCACTCTGCGCGAGGCCACTCGGGCCGGGCCGGTGCGATTCGGCCCCAGCGACAGCTACCACGCCACCGATGGCCGGGCGATGACCCGTTGCTACGACGGCGCGCTGATCCGCTTCCGCGACGGCGGGCGGAGCGTCACGGCGGTCGGCAACACCGACTTCCTGACCAACGGCGCCCTGTTGCAGGCGGGCAACGCCGCCCTGGCGATGAACCTCGCGGGCGCCCGGCCCCGGCTCATCTGGTACGCACCCCACCGCATCGAGGGTGAATCGTCGCCCCCCGGTTCGATTTACGACCTGATCCCGCCCAACGTGCCGTGGATCGTCTGGCAGCTGTGCCTGGTCGTGCTGCTGGTCGCGCTCTGGCGGGGCCGGCGGCCCGGTCCGCTGGTCGCCGAGCAGCTGCCCGTCGTCGTGCGCGCGTCGGAAACCGTCGAGGGCCGGGGCCGGCTCTACCGTTCCCGCCGCGCGCGCGACCGTGCCGCCGCGGCGCTGCGCACCGCCACGCTGCAGCGGCTGCTGCCCCGGCTCGGCCTGAACACCGGGGCGTCCGCGCCGGCGATCGCGGCCGCGGTGGCCGGCCGGTGGGGGCACCACCCGCTTGCGGGGGACGGGGCCGACCCGGCATTCGTGTCCTACCAGCTGTTCGGCCCACCCCCGGCGACCGACCACGACCTGCTACAACTTGCCCGTGCGCTCGACGACATCGAAAGGCAGGTCACACGGACGTGACACAGTCGGATTCCAGCCCGCAGACCTCTCCCACCACTGAATCGGCGCGAGACGCGCTGCTGGCGCTGCGCGGCGAGCTCGCCAAGGCCGTCGTCGGGCAGGAGGGGGTGATCAGCGGGCTGGTGATCGCACTGCTGTGTCGCGGCCACGTGCTGTTGGAAGGCGTTCCGGGAGTGGCGAAGACGCTGCTGGTGCGGGCGCTGGCCGCCGCGCTGCGGCTGGAGTTCAAGCGGGTGCAGTTCACCCCGGACCTGATGCCCGGCGATGTCACGGGCTCGCTGGTGTACGACGCGCGCACCGCCGCGTTCACGTTCCGGCCCGGCCCGGTGTTCACCAATCTGCTGTTGGCCGACGAGATCAACCGGACCCCGCCCAAGACCCAGGCCGCGCTGCTCGAGGCGATGGAGGAGCGCCAGGTCAGCGTGGAAGGGGTGGCCCAGCCGCTGCCCGACCCCTTCATCGTCGCCGCGACCCAGAACCCCGTCGAATACGAGGGCACCTACCAGCTGCCCGAAGCGCAGCTGGACCGGTTCCTGCTCAAACTGAACGTGACTCTGCCGCCGCGGGATTCGGAGATCGCCATCCTCGGTCGGCACGCCCAGGGCTTCGATCCCCGCGACCTGTCGGCGATCAGACCGGTGGCCGGGCCCGCCGAACTCGCGGCCGGCCGCGACGCCGTGCGGCATGTGCTGGTCGCCGACGAGGTCCTGGGCTACATCGTCGACATCGTCGGCGCCACCCGCTCGTCGCCCGCACTGCAGCTGGGCGTCTCGCCGCGTGGGGCGACCGCGCTGCTGGCCACGGCCCGTTCCTGGGCCTGGTTGTCCGGCCGCAACTACGTCACCCCCGACGACGTGAAGGCCATGGCCCGCCCGACGCTGAGGCACCGGGTGATGCTGCGGCCCGAGGCCGAACTCGAAGGGGCCACCCCCGACGGCGTGCTCGACGGGATCCTGGCTTCGGTTCCGGTGCCCCGCTAGTGGTCCTGACCGGACGCACCGGGCTGGTCGCGCTGATCTGCGTCCTGCCCGTCGCGCTGTCCCCCTGGCCGGCAAGGACTTTCGGAGTCCTGCTGGTCACCCTCCTGGGTGTGGTGATCATGGACGTCGCGCTGGCGGCCAGCCCCCGCGGATTGCGTTACGTCCGTTCCCCGGATCGCTCCGCCCGGCTCGCGCAGCCGGTGGAGGTCGGGCTGCTGATCCACAACGACGGCCGGCGGCGGTTCCGCGGCCAGGTCCGCGACGCGTGGCCGCCCAGCGCGGGCGCGCGGCCCCGCATCCATCCCGTGGACATCCCCGCCGGCGGGCATCAGCACGTCCAGTCCCAGCTGCTGCCGGTCCGGCGCGGCGAGCAGCGCGCGGCGGTGGTCACCGCCCGATCCATCGGCCCGCTGGGGCTGGCGGGCCGGCAGGGGTCGCAAGCCGTGCCGGGCCTGCTTCGGGTGTTGCCGCCCTTCCTGTCCCGCAAGCACCTGCCGGCCCGGCTGGCCAAACTGCGCGAGATCGACGGGCTGCTGCCGACGCTGATCCGCGGCCAGGGAACCGAATTCGACTCGCTGCGCGAATATGTCGTCGGTGACGACGTGCGCTCGATCGACTGGCGCGCGACCGCACGCCGTGCCGACGTCGTCGTCCGCACCTGGCGGCCCGAACGCGACCGGCGCGTGGTGATCGTGCTCGACACGGGGCGCACCGCGGCGGGCCGGGTCGGCGTCGACCCGACCGCGTCCGATCCCGCGGGCTGGCCGCGGCTGGACTGGTCCATGGACGCCGCGCTGTTGCTGGCGGCGCTGGCGTCGCGGGCCGGTGACCACGTGGACTTCCTCGCCCATGACCGGGTCAGCCGGGCGGGCGTGTTCGGTGCGTCGCGCACCGAACTGCTCGCGCAGCTGGTCGACGCGATGGCCCCCCTGCAACCGGCGCTGCTCGAACCCGACTGGACCGCAATGGTTTCCGCGATCGCGCGGCGGGCCCGCCGACGGTCGCTGGTGGTGCTGCTGACCGACCTCAACGCGACGGCGCTCGACGAGGGGTTGCTGCCGGTGCTGCCGCAGTTGTCGGCGAAACATCACCTGATGGTGGCCGCGGTCGCCGACCCCCGGGTGGACCAGATGGCCGCGGGCCGTTCGGATCCGGCCGCCGTCTACGACGCGGCGGCCGCCGAACGGTCCCGCAACGACCGCCGCGCGATCGCCGCCCGGCTGCGCCGCGCCGGGGTGGAGGTCGTCGACGCCCCGCCCACCGAACTGGCGCCCGCCCTGGCCGACCGCTATCTGGCGATGAAGGCCACCGGCCGGCTCTGACCGCTCAGCCCGTGGGGACCACGTCGGGCGCGTCTTCGATGTCGCCGGTCTCGCCCGCCTTGGCCGCCCGACGGCCGAAATACACGATGTAGGACAGGAACGCGACCTCGGCGACGACGCCGATGCCGACCCGGACGACGGTCGGCAGCGGCGAGGGCGTCACCAACGCCTCGATCAACCCCGACACCAACAGCACCGCCACCAGTCCGATCGCGACCGATACGACGGCCCGGCCCTGTTCGGCGAGCGCTTGTCCGCGGGGCCGGTCGCCGGGTGCGATCACCGACCACCCCAGCCGCATTCCCGCCGCCCCAGCCAAGAAGACCGCCGTCAGCTCCAGCAGCCCGTGCGGAGCCAGCAGCCCGAGCAGCACACCGCCCCGGCCGGCCTGGAACATCAACCCGGAGACCAGCCCCAGATTGGCGGCGTTCTGAAACAGCACGATCGGGATCGGCAGTCCCAGCAGGACCGACATCGCGATGCACTGGGCCGCAACCCAGGAATTGTTCACCCAGATCTGCAGCGCGAACGCCGCGGCCGGATGCTCGCTGTAGTAGGCGGCGATGTCGTGGTTCACCAATTGTTCGATGTCGCTTGGTGTTCCGGCGGCCGACTGCACCTCGGGGTTGCCGGCCACCCACAACGCCATGACGACGACCACGGCGAAGAACGCCACCGCCGTGCCCACCCACCACCGCCACGAGCGGTACGCGACCACCGGGAAGGACACCGTCCAAAACCGGGCGAAGGTACTGCCCAACGGCGCGTGAGCGCCGGTCACCACGGAACGCGCCCGCGCGACCAGGCTGGAAAGCCGACCGATCAACACCGAATCCGAGGAGGCCGAACGCAGCGTCGAGAGGTGGGTGGACACCCGCTGGTACAGCTCGACGAGCTCGTCGACCTCGGCGCCGGTCAGCGAGCGACGCCGACCCACCAACCGGTCGAGGCGGTCCCAGGTACCGCGATGGGCCAGCACGAATGCGTCGACGTCCACCCTGCGCAGCCTAATCGCCCTGTACCGTTCGGTGTTATGTCGGAGGTGGTGACCGGCGACGCCGTCGTACTCGATGTGCAGATCGCCCAGTTGCCGGTGCGGGCCGTGAGCGCGCTGATCGATATCGCCGTGATCGTCGTGGGCTATGTGCTCGGCCTGATGTTGTGGGCCGCGACGCTGACCCAATACGACACCGCGCTGAGCACCGCCGTCCTGCTGATCTTCACGGTGGCGGTGATCGTCGGCTATCCAGTGATCCTCGAAACCGCGACCCGCGGTCGCTCGGTGGGCAAGATCGCGATGGGCCTGCGCGTGGTGTCCGACGACGGCGGCCCAGAACGCTTCCGGCAGGCCCTGTTTCGGGCGCTGGCATCGGTGGTGGAGATCTGGATGCTGTTCGGGAGTCCCGCCGTCATCGCCAGCATCCTGTCGCCGAAGGCCAAACGGATCGGTGACATCTTCGCCGGCACCGTCGTCATCAACGAGCGTGGACCGCGCCTGGGCCCCCCGCCGACGATGCCGCCGTCGCTGGCATGGTGGGCGTCGTCGCTGCAGCTGTCCGGCCTGACCCCGGGCCAGGCCGAGGTGGCGCGCCAATTCCTCTCGCGGGCAACGCAACTGGACCGCCAGTTACGCCAGCAAATGGCGTACCGCATCGCCGGTGACGTGGTGTCCCGCATCGCCCCGCCGCCCCCTCCCGGGGCCCCGCCGGAACTGGTGCTCGCCGCCGTGCTCGCCGAACGGCACCGCCGCGAGCTGGCCCGGCTTCGTCCCGCCATGCCACCGGCCGCCGGCGCGCCGTGGCCGACCTGGCCGGCCGCGCCGCAACAACAGCCGATCCCGTGGCCGGGCGCGGCATCGCCGCAGCAGGCCCCGCCCAACCCCGCGCCGGGCGGTTTCTCGCCACCCGGCTGACGGGCCGCTAACCGGAGACGCTCGCCGCCATGAGGGCGACGTCGGCGATCAACAGCGCCCAACCGCACAGCGGCACGGCGATACCGCCGCG includes:
- a CDS encoding RDD family protein — its product is MSEVVTGDAVVLDVQIAQLPVRAVSALIDIAVIVVGYVLGLMLWAATLTQYDTALSTAVLLIFTVAVIVGYPVILETATRGRSVGKIAMGLRVVSDDGGPERFRQALFRALASVVEIWMLFGSPAVIASILSPKAKRIGDIFAGTVVINERGPRLGPPPTMPPSLAWWASSLQLSGLTPGQAEVARQFLSRATQLDRQLRQQMAYRIAGDVVSRIAPPPPPGAPPELVLAAVLAERHRRELARLRPAMPPAAGAPWPTWPAAPQQQPIPWPGAASPQQAPPNPAPGGFSPPG